DNA from Asanoa sp. WMMD1127:
TGGTCGCCCGGATCCCGGCCGAGCGCCCGCGCCAGGTGGTCGACCTCGGCTGCGGCCCCGGCACGCTGACTGCCACGCTGTCGGCGCGCTGGCCGGACGCCTTGGTCCGCGGCATCGACTCGTCCGCCGAGATGATCTCGTCGGCTCGCGCGCTGGACGCGCCCGTCGACTTCGCGGTCGGCGACCTGCGCGACTTCGTGCCCTCGCCCGGCGTCGACGTGGTCGTCTCCAACGCCGCGCTGCAGTGGGTGCCCGGCCACGAGGCGCTGCTGCGGCGCTGGGCGGGCACGCTGCCGGCCGGCGCCTGGCTGGCCTTCCAGGTGCCCGGCAACTTCTCCTCGCCGGCCCACGACGCGCTCTACGAGCTGGCCGCCGCGCCGCGCTGGAAGGCGACGCTGGGCGACGTGGCGCGGCGGATGCCGGTGCCGTCGGCGGCGGAGTACGCGGCCGAGCTGACCGCGGCGGGCTGCGCCGTGGACGCCTGGGAAACTACCTACGTGCACCTGCTCCCCGGCACCGCCGCCGACCACCCCGTCCTCGCCTGGCTCGAGGGCACGGCGCTGCGCCCGGTCCGGGCCGCGTTCGGCGCCGACGAGGCCGGCTGGGCCGCCTACCGGGCCGAGCTGGGTGAGCGGCTGGCGGCGGCCTACCCGATCCGCCACGACCGCGCGTTCTTCCCCTTCCGCCGCGTCTTCGTCGTGGCACAGATCCAAGGAGCGACCCCGTGACCGACCTCGCCGCGTTCATCGCCGGCCTGCCCAAGGTCGAGCTGCACGTCCACCACGTCGGCTCGGCCTCACCGCGGATCGTGGCCGAGCTGGCCGCCCGGCACGCCGGCAGCACGCCGGTGCCGACCGACATCGACGAGCTCGCGTCCTATTTCGAGTTCCGCGACTTCGGGCACTTCATCGAGGTCTACCTGTCGGTGGTCGACCTGATCCGCGAGCCGGAGGACGTGCGGATCCTGACCTACGAGGTGGCCCGGGAGCTGGCCCGGCAGCAGGTGCGCTACGCGGAGCTGACCGTCACGCCGTACTCGTCGGTCCGCCGCGGCATGCCGGCGCCCGAGTTCTGCGCGGCGATCGAGGACGCGCGACTGGCGGCCGAGAAGGAGCTCGGCGTCGTGCTGCGCTGGTGCTTCGACATCCCCGGCGAGGCGGGCCTGCCGTCGGCCGAGGAGACGCTGCGGATCGCGCTCGACGAGCGGCCCGACGGCCTGGTCTCGTTCGGGCTCGGCGGACCGGAGGTGGGCGTGCCGCGCCCGCAGTTCAAGCCCTACTTCGAGAAGGCGCGGGCGGCCGGCCTGCGCCTGGTGCCGCACGCCGGCGAGACGACCGGCCCGGAGACCGTCTGGGACGCCGTGCGTGAGCTCGGCGCCGAGCGGATCGGCCACGGCATCTCGGCGGCCCAGGACCCGGCGCTGATGGCGCATCTGGCCGCCGAGGGCATCCCGCTGGAGGTCTGCCCGACGTCCAACGTCCGGACCCGGGCCGTGGCGTCGCTGGCCGAGCACCCGCTGCCCACCCTGGTCGCGGCCGGCGTCCCGGTCACCATCAACTCCGACGACCCGCCGATGTTCGGCACGACCCTCAACGACGAGTACGCCGTGGCGGCCCGGCTGTTGGACCTCGACGCCTCGGGCCTGGCCCGGCTCGCGGTTGCGGCGGTGGACGCGTCGTTCCTGCCGGCGGGGGAGAAGGCGCGGATCACCGCGGAGATCAACGCCTACGCCGCCGCCGCGAGCTGAACCGAGGTCGAAGCGGCGGAAGGGACCCTTCCAATCGGTTTGCGCGCGACGGGCCGCGGACCTGGCAGCGAAGCGGTCCCCGGCGGGAGCGACGGTCGCGCCCACCGCGGGCCCGGGAACGCCGCCCTTATCTCTTGGCCGTCGCCTTGGATCGCGCCGGCTTGGCCGGCGGCGTCTCGGCCGCGCGGCGGTTGCGGAGCATGAGCGCGAGCACCGCGCAGCCGATGCCCCCCAGGGCCGCGATGCCGATCAGCAGCCAGGCGGTGCTGTTGCCGCCGCCGTCGCCCTCGCCGGCCGGGGCCGAGGCGGCCAGCGGGGTCGGCGCGTCGCAGTTGGACTGCTGCGTGTTGTTGCTCGTGCCGGCGTCGAACGCGGCCGTGCAGGTGCGGGCGATCGGCGGGCCGAACTCGACCGTGACGTCCCACTTGCCGGCCGGCAGCGTGCTCATGTAGACGAGGGTGCCGGGCGCCGACGACTGCACCATCTTGGCCGGCGCGACCGCGGTGCCGTCGGCCTCCTTCGCGGAGAACGTGGCGTCGACGTAGCCCTCCGCCGGATGCCCGTCCTCGTAGGTCACGTTGACCCAGACCGACCCGCGGCCGTCGGTGTTGACGGTGATCTTCGCTCCGCCGTGCGCGGCGGCCGGCGACGGCCAGGCCAGCAGGACCAGAACGGCGGCGAGCAACAGACCGGCGGCGCGGCGGGGGGTCAGCGTCACCGCGCCAGTATCGCCGCCGGTCGATCGTTCGCGAAAGGGCCTAATCTTTCTGGCGGCGCTTCTCGCGGCGGCGGGCGGCGGGTTCGCGGGCCAGGCGGCCGACCAGGCCGAACCGGCTGACCTGCTTCTCGGGGGTGTCGGGGTCGCGCAGCAGCATCACGACGCTGGCGCCGCCCAGCTGGGCCCGGTCGATGCTGACCGAGCCGTGTGCCTGCAGCGTGACCCGCTTGGCGATGTCGAGGCCGAGGCCCGTCGAGCCGCGGTCGCTGGCGCCGCGGCGCAGGGCTCGCTCGGGGTTGGCGATGCCGGGGCCCGCGTCGTCGACCCGGACCGCGACGTAGCCGTCGCGGCGGGAGATCGCGACCTCGAACGCCGTGCTCTGCGGCGTGTAGCGGAAGACGTTGCCGATGATCGCGTCGATCGCGGCGGCGAGCTCGGCCCGCGGGACCGGCACCTGGATGCGGGTGTGCGCGCCGACGACCCGGTGGGGGCGGTTCTGGTCGTCGGCGAGCTGCGACCAGAAGACCATCCGCTCGCGGACGACCTCGCTCGCGTCGCAGCTGCCCGGCCCGGCGTCCTGCGAGATGGTCTTGCGGGTGGTCTTGATCAGCACGTCGATCTCGCCCTCGAGCGTGACGATCGCCTGCCGGATCCGCCGGATCGTGCGCCGCCGGTCGAGCTCGGCCTCGCTGAACGAGCCGATGCTGGTGTCGTCGGAGTCCAGGGCGTCGGCGTCCAACCGCAGGACGGTCAGCGGCGTACGCAGCCGGTGCGACAGATCGGCCACCAGCTCGAACTCGTCGGTGCGGGTGACGCTGAGCCGCTCGGCCATCCGGTTGAAGGCCAGCCCGGCCAGGGCCAGCTCGTGCGGGCCGCTGGGCTGGACGCGGTAGGTCAGGTCGCCGTCGCCCAGCGCGACCGCGGCGTTGGCCAGGGTGCGGGCCGCGCCCACGGCCCGGCCGGCGATCCGGTCGACCACGATCACCGTGACGATCACCAGGGCCAGCGCGATGCCGAACAGGATCAGCCAGGTCTGCCCGGAACCGCCCGACAGCACCGGGTCGGCCACGAACACCTCGATCACCGCGATCTTGTTGCCGACCCGCACCGGCTCGAGCCGCAGCGCCCCGCCGTCGACGTCGACCACCACCGGCTCGGTGCCCGCCGAGGCGCGCTCGATGTCGACGCCGGCGGCCTTGGACTTGGCCCCGGCCTCGACGCCGTGCACGTGGATGTCACCGCCGGCGGCGGCGATGGCGGTGTCGAGCTGGCCCGGGTCGGACGTGACGGTCAGCGCGCCGGCCACGATGCCGCTGCGCCGGGCGGCGTTGGCCAGCGCGTCCTCCCGGTTGTCCCGCTGCACCGTGATGCCGAGCGGGATGAGGAACGCGAGCGCGACGATCGTCGTCATGCCGGCCGTCAACGCGGCCAGCGCCGGCCTCAGTCGGGGGCCACCAGCCGGAAGCCGACCCCCCGCACGGTGCGCAGGTAGCGCGGCTTCGCCGCGGACTCGCCCAGCTTGCGGCGTAGCCAGTAAAGATGGACGTCGATCGTCTGATCCTCGCCGACGGACGGCTGGCGCCATACCTCCTCCAACAACTCCCGGCGGGAGACTACCCGGCCCGGGCGTGCCGCGAGGTAGGCCAACAGGTCGAACTCTTTGCGGGTCAATGCCAGCGCCTCGCCGTCGAGGTGCGCGCTGCGTTCGCCGACGTCGACGCGCAGCCCGCCGACCTCGTGCACGGCGGGGGCGACGGTGCGGCTGGCCCGGCCGACCCGGCGCAGCACCGTGGTGATGCGGGCGTCGAGATGGGCACCGGTGAACGGTTTGACCATGTAGTCGTCGGCGCCCGCCCGCAGCAGGCGCACGATGCCCTGCTCGTCGTCGCGCGCCGTGGCGATGATGATCGGGACGTCGGTGATGCCGCGCAGCATGCGCAGCGCGTCGGCGCCGTCGAGGTCGGGCAGGCCGAGGTCGAGCACGACCAGGTCGGGCGTCTCGGCGGCGACCCGGCGCAGGGCGTCGAGCGCGGTGCCGACCGCGTGGACCGCGTGCCCGCGATCAGCGAGGGACCGCAGCATGGCGCCGCGTACGACATGGTCGTCTTCGACCAGGAGGACCGTGGCCACGTGAAGAACCTACTGCCCTTGGCAAGTCGGCGAACGCCCGCACTGTCCGTCAAGCGACACACTGCGCCCGAAAAGCCGGGATTGCACCGTCTTATTCGGACATTCCCGCCCGATCGCCCGGTGCATACGGCCATTCCTCGAATTCCCGACACCTGCCGTCGTCGGCGAACCGCATGACCCACAGGTCGCGGTACTCGTGCGGCTGCGGCTCGGCGTAGCGGACCTCGACCCGCGCAACCGCCGTGTCCCCGTCGACCGCCACGATCCCGGTCGTCATGGTGAACGGCTCTTCGGCGCCGTCCCTGGTCTTCTCCCACATGGCGCCGATGGCGGGCAACCCGTGCACGGGCTCCTCGTAGGGCCCCTGCGAGTAACGCGCGTCCTCGGTGAAGATCTCCGCCAGCGCCGCGGTGCCCGGCGTGCGCCACACCTGCTCGTACGCCTCGAGCCAGTCGGTCACCCGGTCCCGGTCAGTCCCTGCTGCGTCCATGCCCACCTATTGCCCAAGGAACGGGCCCTTATTAACGCTTTACGCATAGGAACGGTCCGTTGCTAACGCTGGGCGTTAACAACGGACCGTTCCTTTCTTCGTTACGCCGGTTCGACGACGACGGGCGGCTCCGGCTGGCGGGTCGGTGGGCGGATCGAGCGGAAGCCGAGGGCTACCGCGACCAGGCCGGCCGCGATCACCACGGACACCACGTTGGCCGCGTTCATGCCGTGCACGAAGCTCGCCGCGTCCGTCGTGCCCGCCGCGCCGGCCGGACCGACCGCGGCGCCGAACACCGCGATCAGCACCGCGAGCCCCAGCGTCGCGCCGATCTGCTGCATCGTCTGCAGCACGCCACTGGCGGCGCCGGCCTCACGCGGTTGCACGGAACCCATGATCACGGGCGTCAGCGGTACGAACGTCAGGCCACCGCCGAGGCCGAGCAGGATCATGGGGCCGAGCAGCGCGCCGGCGTACCCGCTGGTGGTGGAGAGCTGGGTCAGCCAGGCCAGGCCGGCGATCATCAGCGGCGCGCCGGTCAGCGCGAGCGGGCGTGGCCCGATCCGCGGTAGGAGCCGGGGGACGACCCGGGTCATCGCGAACATCGAGGCGGCCATGGGCAGGAAGGCGAGGCCGGTGGTCAGCGGTCCGAAGCCCAGCACGATCTGGATGAACTGGGTCAGGAAGTAGAACGCCGACATCATCGCGGCGGGGCCCAGCAGGAACCCGACGTAGCCGACCGCGCGGTTGCGGTCCTTGAACAGCGACAGCGGCACGAGCGGCTGGGCCGACCGCAGCTGGATGGCCAGGAACGTGATCAGCAGCAGCACGCCGAGGCCGAGCGCCGCCAGCGTCTCGCCCGCGGTCCAGCCGTGCGTCGAGGCGTGGATGAAGCCGTAGACCAGCGCGCCGATGCCCAGCGTCGCGGTCAGCGCGCCCGGCCACTCGAGCCGGCCGGGGTGCCGCTCCGGCTCCCGCACGTGGCGGGGCGCCAGCAGCACCGCGGCGACGCCGAACGGCACGTTGATGAACAGCACCCAGCGCCAGGACAGCGCGTCAGTGAGCACGCCGCCGATGATCAGGCCGATCGCGAAGCCGGCGCTGGCCATGGCCGAGAGCAGGGCGAGCGCGCGGATCCGCTGGCGCGGCTCGGTGAACGTCGTCGAGATCAGGGCGATGGTGTTGGGTCCCGCGAGCGCGGCGCCGACACCCTGCGCGACCCGGGCCGCCAGCAGCCAGGTGGCCGAGGTGGCCAGCCCGCCGACCAGGGAGGCGAGGGTGAACAGCGCGATGCCGATGATGAACAGGCGGCGCCGGCCCAGGATGTCGCCGGCCCGCCCGCCGAGCAGGAGCAGGCCACCGAAGGTCAGCGTGTACGCGTTGATCACCCAGGACAGGCCGGCGGTGGAGAAGCCCAGGCCGGCCTGGATGTGGGGCAGCGCGACGTTCATGACGGTGCCGTCGACGATCAGCATGAGCTGGGCGCTCACGATGATCAGCAGCGCGAGGCGGCCCGGGGCGCGGGCCTCGGTGCCGGCGCTCGTCGAGACGGCCGGCACGGTGGTTTGGGTTGACAAGGTTTCTCTTCCCCCGGAGAGGCATGGAAGCGGAGATTTCCTCCGCTTAGCTCTGAGCTAGCATATGGAGGACGTCTCCGATTTCGCAACACTATCCGGAGACAGTCTCCGGAAATAGTGTGCTGTCCCACAGTGACCTGGAGGTGCGGGAGCGGTGAACACCGAACGTCCGCTGCGCGCCGACGCGCGGCGCAACCGGGAGAAGGTCATGACCGCGGCCCGCGCGGCCTTCACCGAGCACGGCGAGAAGGCGACGCTCGACGACATCGCCCGCCGGGCCGGCGTCGGGCCGGGCACGCTCTACCGCCACTTCGCCGACCGGGAGACGCTGCTCGCGACGGTCTACCGGCACGACATCGAGGCCCTGGCCGAGCGCGGCCGGGCTCTCTCCGCGCAGCACCCGCCGGGCGAGGCGTTCGCCGAGTGGCTGCGGCTGGAGTTCGAATACATCAAGGCCAAGCGGGGCCTGGGCACGGCGGTCAAGCAGATGCTCGGCACCGACTCCCCGACCATGGTCGAGTGCAAGAGCCTGATGCGCGGCGCGATCGGCGACCTGCTGGTGCGGGCGCAGGAGACCGGCGACATCCGCAAGGACGTCGAGCCCGACGACGTGCTGCGCCTGGTGCACGGCGTGGTCATGGCGACGCAGACGGCACCCGAGCAGGCCGACCGCCTGCTCGGGTTCGTGCTGGACGGGCTCAGGGCCTAGGCCGGCGACGCTTCGGGCATCTTGAGCACCCAGCGGTAGGCCTGCACCAGGCCCGTGTCGAAGCCGGCCGCCGAGCCCCACAGGAACAGCCGGAACCGCCGGTAGAGCGGCTCACCCCAGCGGGCGACGATCTCGTCGCGCCGCTCGTCGAGCCGCTTCGCCCACTCGCGGCACGTCAGGTAGTAGTTGTGCCGGTCGTCGTCGATGCTGATCAGCTCGAACGGCGAGCGGGCGACCTGCTTGAGGTACTGGTGCAGCAGCAGCGGCGCCGAGTTGCCCGGGTAGATGTAGCGCTTCATGAACGTCGAGATGCCGTGCTTGCGGCGCATCGCCAGCGCGTCCAGGTAGACCCGGCCGCCGGGCTTGAGCAGCTCGGCGTACTTCGCCAGCGTGGTCTTGTAGTCGGGCAGGTGCTCGGTGACGCCCATGTTGACGATCGCGTCGAACTTCTGGTCGCTGCGGTAGCCGAAGATGTGCTGGCGCACCACGTTGACCGGCAGCTTCTCGCGCGCGAACAGGTCCTTGAGGTAGCGCTCCGACTCGACCGCCAGCGTGGTCGTCGTCACGTCGATGCCGCGCTTGGCGGCGTGCTCGGAGAACGCGCCCCAGCCGCCGCCGACCTCCAGCACCCGGTCGCCGGGCTTGACCTCGATCGCCTCGAGCGCGAGGTCCATCTTGCGGGTCATCGCGTCTTCCAGCGGCTCGTCGTCGCTGGCGAACACGCCCTCCGTGTAGCAGCGGTGCCGGGTGTCGAGGAAGGTCAGGAAGAACTCGCTGTCCTCGTCGTAGTGCTGGGAGATGTTCTTCCGGTCGTTCTCCTTGCGCCCCTCGAACAGGGCGGTCGGGGTGAAGCGGGACAGGAAGGCGATCGGGTGGAAGTCGTTGAAGAACCTGCGCATCCGCAGTGCGGCGGCCAGGTCGCCGTCGACGTCGAGCCAGCCCTGGAGGTAGGCGACGGCGACACCGAACTGGTCGAGGGCGGCGAGGGCCTTGGCGCCCCGCCGGTCCTTGACGGTGATCGTGAAGAGCGGGTCACCGTTGCCGAACACGTGCGCCGGCGCGCCGGCGGGTGCGACGGCGAACGGGACCGCCGGCTCGTTGGCGAAGAACGTCTGGTAGCGGCGCTGCAGCGCGGCGATCATGTCCGACGGGCTCACGAGCTGAATGTAACGCCCGGGTCCGGCTGGCCGCAGCGTCGCCAGGCGTGATGACTAGCATTTACCCAAACGTCCCACCGACCGAGGAGCTCCGCGTGTCCGCATCCCGCACCCCCGCCGTGGCCGACCCCGTCGTCGTCGCCGCGGGGACGACGGCGGCCGACGCGGTGGCCGCGGCCGGCCTGCCCATGACCGGCCCGAAGGCGATCGTCGTGGTGCGCGACGGCCAGGGACGCCTGCGCGACCTCGACTGGGCCCCGGCGGCAGAGGCCACGGTGACGCCCGTGGCGATCGACGAGCCCGACGGGCTCAACGTGCTGCGGCACTCGACCGCGCACGTGCTCGCTCAGGCCGTGCAGGACGTGTTCCCCGACGCCAAGCTCGGCATCGGCCCGCCGATCGACAACGGCTTCTACTACGACTTCGACGTGGCCAAGCCGTTCCAGCCCGACGATCTCGCCAAGCTCGAGAAGCGCATGCAGGAGATCGTCAAGTCCGGGCAGCGGTTCCGCCGGCGCCGGTTCGGCTCCGTCGAGGAGGCCCGGG
Protein-coding regions in this window:
- a CDS encoding trans-aconitate 2-methyltransferase, with protein sequence MWDPAVYGRFGDERSRPFHELVARIPAERPRQVVDLGCGPGTLTATLSARWPDALVRGIDSSAEMISSARALDAPVDFAVGDLRDFVPSPGVDVVVSNAALQWVPGHEALLRRWAGTLPAGAWLAFQVPGNFSSPAHDALYELAAAPRWKATLGDVARRMPVPSAAEYAAELTAAGCAVDAWETTYVHLLPGTAADHPVLAWLEGTALRPVRAAFGADEAGWAAYRAELGERLAAAYPIRHDRAFFPFRRVFVVAQIQGATP
- a CDS encoding adenosine deaminase, with translation MTDLAAFIAGLPKVELHVHHVGSASPRIVAELAARHAGSTPVPTDIDELASYFEFRDFGHFIEVYLSVVDLIREPEDVRILTYEVARELARQQVRYAELTVTPYSSVRRGMPAPEFCAAIEDARLAAEKELGVVLRWCFDIPGEAGLPSAEETLRIALDERPDGLVSFGLGGPEVGVPRPQFKPYFEKARAAGLRLVPHAGETTGPETVWDAVRELGAERIGHGISAAQDPALMAHLAAEGIPLEVCPTSNVRTRAVASLAEHPLPTLVAAGVPVTINSDDPPMFGTTLNDEYAVAARLLDLDASGLARLAVAAVDASFLPAGEKARITAEINAYAAAAS
- a CDS encoding HAMP domain-containing sensor histidine kinase gives rise to the protein MTTIVALAFLIPLGITVQRDNREDALANAARRSGIVAGALTVTSDPGQLDTAIAAAGGDIHVHGVEAGAKSKAAGVDIERASAGTEPVVVDVDGGALRLEPVRVGNKIAVIEVFVADPVLSGGSGQTWLILFGIALALVIVTVIVVDRIAGRAVGAARTLANAAVALGDGDLTYRVQPSGPHELALAGLAFNRMAERLSVTRTDEFELVADLSHRLRTPLTVLRLDADALDSDDTSIGSFSEAELDRRRTIRRIRQAIVTLEGEIDVLIKTTRKTISQDAGPGSCDASEVVRERMVFWSQLADDQNRPHRVVGAHTRIQVPVPRAELAAAIDAIIGNVFRYTPQSTAFEVAISRRDGYVAVRVDDAGPGIANPERALRRGASDRGSTGLGLDIAKRVTLQAHGSVSIDRAQLGGASVVMLLRDPDTPEKQVSRFGLVGRLAREPAARRREKRRQKD
- a CDS encoding response regulator transcription factor; the encoded protein is MATVLLVEDDHVVRGAMLRSLADRGHAVHAVGTALDALRRVAAETPDLVVLDLGLPDLDGADALRMLRGITDVPIIIATARDDEQGIVRLLRAGADDYMVKPFTGAHLDARITTVLRRVGRASRTVAPAVHEVGGLRVDVGERSAHLDGEALALTRKEFDLLAYLAARPGRVVSRRELLEEVWRQPSVGEDQTIDVHLYWLRRKLGESAAKPRYLRTVRGVGFRLVAPD
- a CDS encoding nuclear transport factor 2 family protein, with translation MDAAGTDRDRVTDWLEAYEQVWRTPGTAALAEIFTEDARYSQGPYEEPVHGLPAIGAMWEKTRDGAEEPFTMTTGIVAVDGDTAVARVEVRYAEPQPHEYRDLWVMRFADDGRCREFEEWPYAPGDRAGMSE
- a CDS encoding MFS transporter; its protein translation is MSTQTTVPAVSTSAGTEARAPGRLALLIIVSAQLMLIVDGTVMNVALPHIQAGLGFSTAGLSWVINAYTLTFGGLLLLGGRAGDILGRRRLFIIGIALFTLASLVGGLATSATWLLAARVAQGVGAALAGPNTIALISTTFTEPRQRIRALALLSAMASAGFAIGLIIGGVLTDALSWRWVLFINVPFGVAAVLLAPRHVREPERHPGRLEWPGALTATLGIGALVYGFIHASTHGWTAGETLAALGLGVLLLITFLAIQLRSAQPLVPLSLFKDRNRAVGYVGFLLGPAAMMSAFYFLTQFIQIVLGFGPLTTGLAFLPMAASMFAMTRVVPRLLPRIGPRPLALTGAPLMIAGLAWLTQLSTTSGYAGALLGPMILLGLGGGLTFVPLTPVIMGSVQPREAGAASGVLQTMQQIGATLGLAVLIAVFGAAVGPAGAAGTTDAASFVHGMNAANVVSVVIAAGLVAVALGFRSIRPPTRQPEPPVVVEPA
- a CDS encoding TetR/AcrR family transcriptional regulator, which codes for MNTERPLRADARRNREKVMTAARAAFTEHGEKATLDDIARRAGVGPGTLYRHFADRETLLATVYRHDIEALAERGRALSAQHPPGEAFAEWLRLEFEYIKAKRGLGTAVKQMLGTDSPTMVECKSLMRGAIGDLLVRAQETGDIRKDVEPDDVLRLVHGVVMATQTAPEQADRLLGFVLDGLRA
- a CDS encoding class I SAM-dependent methyltransferase encodes the protein MSPSDMIAALQRRYQTFFANEPAVPFAVAPAGAPAHVFGNGDPLFTITVKDRRGAKALAALDQFGVAVAYLQGWLDVDGDLAAALRMRRFFNDFHPIAFLSRFTPTALFEGRKENDRKNISQHYDEDSEFFLTFLDTRHRCYTEGVFASDDEPLEDAMTRKMDLALEAIEVKPGDRVLEVGGGWGAFSEHAAKRGIDVTTTTLAVESERYLKDLFAREKLPVNVVRQHIFGYRSDQKFDAIVNMGVTEHLPDYKTTLAKYAELLKPGGRVYLDALAMRRKHGISTFMKRYIYPGNSAPLLLHQYLKQVARSPFELISIDDDRHNYYLTCREWAKRLDERRDEIVARWGEPLYRRFRLFLWGSAAGFDTGLVQAYRWVLKMPEASPA